The DNA region CAGGTAGCTGGCGTCAAACGGCGGCGACTCTGCCGACGCCGCGGGCAAGCCGCAGCCGGCTTCTCCGGGGTAGGCCACGTCGGGCCGCGACAGGTGACGCAGCTCCGTCAGGGCGCTGAACGCGTTGACGCGCGCCAGCTCGCCCCGTTCTTTGTCACGCGTGGTTGAGTAGGTCAGCAGCCCGATGATCTTTGCTTCGGAGATCCCCGCACGCTCCAGGATGGCCCGAGTAGCGTACGCCACGTCCAACGCCATCCCGCCCCCTGCCCCGCCGCTGATCGATGCGACAACGTAGACCCGGAACGCGCCCGGCCGGAACGTCGTGCCGGAAGCCGCTTCCGATTCCGCCACCGATTCCGGAGAGGTCGCCTCGATCACGGAGCGACGGACCCGCTGCAACGCTTGGCGCGCGTGGTCGATCAAAGCCAGGCGGCCCAAGGGCCGGATGCCCTCGGTGCGCGCCGACCGTGGGATGTTGTAGAGCCAACGCCGGCCAAGCCAGCCGAGCAGTTGTTCAGACTTGGCGCGGTACTGCTGCGGACGCTTGAGCGGCAGGGAAACCGTTTCTGTGGCAAGCAATCCGGCGCCCTTCTCGGCGCCGTGCGTGGCTTGCGAGAGGGAGGTTTGATCGACGTCCATCAGCAGGAAGGGCATCGCCGGCAGCGGGCCGTTCAGGCCGAGCTCGGCAGACATCCGCTGGCGCAGCATGCGGAGCACACGCGCGCTGCTGCCGCCGAGCCCTAGGAAGAGCGTCGGGGTCAGGGCGAAGGGTTCTGAGTCCTCCTGCACCGGCGCCTGCTCGGCCCTGACGGCGTACGGGGTCGGCGGGTCTAGGTTGAACAAGATCGGCGCCGCCGGCCCGTTCCACGCCGTCTCGTCCAGCGCGTCGAACACCTGGGTGGCGCCGGCCGTCGAGGTGCGGCTGATGATCGCCGCGGCCGCGGTTGCAGAACGCGCGGCGGCGGGCTGCTCGCAGGCGTTGGGGAGGCCGTCCGCCAGCATCTGCACAAACTCTGCGCAGCTGCTGAACCGGTACTCGGGCCGCTTGGCCAGGGCACGCGACACGACGAATCGATCCGATTCCGACAGCGACGCCAGGTCGGGCTCTTCGTTCAGGTGTTGGAGCGTCAGCTCGGCCGGCGAGCCGCCGAGGAACGGCACGGTTCCGGTGAGCAGCTCCTGGTACACGATCGCTAGGCTGTACTGGTCGCTCGAGCCCGTGGGCGAGCCGCGGAACACCTCGGGCGCCGCGTACGTGGGGGTCATGCCCCCCACGATCGATTCCGAGACCCCGGCGTCCAGGCTCTTTACAAGGCCGAAGTCGGCCACCTTCACGTGCCCGGACAGCAGCAGGATGTTCTCCGGCTTGATGTCGAGGTGCTGAAGCGAGTGGTGGTCGCGTAGGTAGTCGAGCGCGTCAGCCGCTTCGCGCAGGTAGCGCAGCAGCTCAACGCGGGGTATGCCCAGGGCCCCCCCGTCGAGGCGTTCGAGCAGCCGATCGCGGAGGCTCCCGTCGGCGAGCTCGGTGACGACGACCATCCGGCCTTCGACGACCTCGATCCGCTCAAGCGAGAGCAGGAACGGGTGCCGGACCTCGCGGATCCGCTCGAGCGCCTTGAGCTCGCGAACGGCGCGGGCGCCGTCCTGTCGGCCAAAGATGAACTTGACCGCCTTGGTCAGTCCGCCCGGCGCTTCGGCGCGCCAGACTTCGCCGTAGCCCCCTTGGCCCAGGCGATCGAGCAGCCGGTACCCGGGCAGGCTTTCGAGCGGGGGAGATGTGTTGTTGCTCATGGATCGCTCCCGGGGGTCGCGATCGACGCTGGCGCCGGCATCGTGGTGAAGTAGGCGCCCACGGCGCGGTCGAGGTAGTCGGGGCGCAGTTCCAGGGCGACGCCCCGGTAAACGCAGTAGTTGCGGACCTGGCTCAGCAGGTCGCGTGCGTGGCACCGCCGCAGGCAGCGGCCCAGCGGGCGGTAGTGCTTCTGAACCAAATAGTCGACCGCCTCGGGGCGGTAGCCGAACCCGAGCGTCCGGCAGCCGACCTCAAAGAGTGTTCGGAACTCGTCGAGCGACGGGTCGCCCACCTCTACCTTGTACGGGATGCGTCGCAGGAAGGCCTCGTCCGTGAGCTCGTGCGGCTCCAGGTTGGTGGAGAAAATAATCAACTGATCGAACGGCACCTGGATCTTCTTTCCGCTGGGGAGCGTGAGGAAGTCGTACCGGTTCTCCAGCGGGATGATCCAGCGATTGAGCAGCTCCGTCGGCTCGATCCGCTGCCGACCGAAGTCGTCGATCAACAAGCACCCGCAGTTGCTCTTGAGTTGGAGCGAGGCCTCGCACACGTTGGAGATCGGGTCGTGCCGGATCTCGAGGCTGTCCATCGTCAGCTCGCCCCCGACGATCACCGTCGGCCGACGCACGTTGACCCATCGCGGGTCGTGCCCGGTCCCCGAGAGCAGCGAGCCCTCTTGCTCCTCGGGCCGCTCGTGGTAGGCCGCGTCGAACACCTTGATGATGAAGCCGTCGTCGATCACCGCGTGGGGGAGCCAGATGTTGCGTCCGAAGCAACGCGTGATGCGCCTAGCGAGCGTCGTCTTGCCGTTGCCCGGCGCCCCGTAGAGGAACATCCCGGCGCCGGAGTTCACGGCCGGCCCCAGCACCTCCAGCAGCGAAGCGTCGATCGAGATATCCTCGAAGGCCTCCAACAGTTGTTCGCGCTGCGCCGCTTCGGCACGGATAGTTTGCGCCTCGACCGACAGCACGTACTCGTCCAGCGGCACCGGCGCCGGCCCGACGTAGCTGCAGGCCTGCATCGCCGCGCGGGCGCGATCCAGCCCCTGGTCGGTGAGCGCGTAGTAGTAGTCCCCCAACGCCGCTTGGCCCTGGTGGAAGACGATCTGCCGGGAACGCAGGCTCCCGAACAGGTCTTCCAGCGTGCCGAACGGCAGGCAGAGCCGTCGCGCGACGTCACGCCCCGCGGCCGAGCCAACCTGCAGCAGGTACTTACATACCAGCCCCTCGACCAAGACGGGCGAGACGCCCGTTTCGCGCAGCGTCTTCGGCTCGGTAGGCAGGAAGACATCGTCGCTCAGCAAGGCGCCGAGCCCGTCGATGGCGTCGTAGTCTGATGGGGCTGAGGTCATCGGCGTAGCGGAGGGCGGGGCAAAGATTCCTGATAGAACCTAGGTCGCTCGCCACGCAACGCGCCGCAGATTCGCGGCGCCCCGCACTGCCTGCCGTCGTAACCGGCACGATCGTTACCTTTGTTCCGCCGTGACGCCCGGCCAATCATCGGTCCGGAACGGCGTAACCGGCAGCCACGCCGAGTTGTAGAGGTTCACGCGAGGGTTGTCCGCCCAGGCGTAGCGGACCGCCACGGGTTCGCGCACCTCGGCCGACGACAGCCGGACGGTGTTCTTGCCGGTGATCTTGGCGTCGGCCCAATGAAACTGCTGGTCTGACCCGGCGATGGCGAACCCCTGCGGCGGGACGCCGTCAAAGGTCCGCAGCCCCCCCTCGCAATCGGTTAGCGTAAGCTGCGCGGCGTCGTCTGCGAACTCGCATTCCTCGAGCCGGGGGCTCCTGGCCGGCATCTTGCTGCCGTACACGTCCGCCAACGCAAGCCTGGCGAGCCGCGAGGCGACGGACTGCTTGTTCTTGGGGTGGATGTCGTTTGCCTCGCCCAGGTCGATCGCGAGGGCTTGCCCCACGTTCTCTAGCCGGTCGAGCGTCATGGTCTGCGCCTCGCGCAGCTCCGCCCAGTCGCTCGGTGCGGGGGCGGGCTTCTCCGGCTTGAAATCCGCTAGCTGCACCCAGTAGAAGGGCAGGTCGGCCTGCCCCCACGCGTCGCGCCAGGCCCCGATCATCGTCGGAAACAGCTCCCGGTACTGGTAGGCGCGTCCCGCGTTCGACTCTCCCTGGTACCAGATTACTCCGGTGATCGGAAAGTCGCGGATCGGTTCGACACGGGCCGCAAACAGGTTGCCCGGTCGCTGATTGCCGAAGAGCGGGGCGTTGATCCAGGGCCGGCCCGGGGCCGAGCGTCCTTCGGCGAGCGCCTTTTCCCGTTGCTCCCGCCACTGCGTCAGCTTTTCTGCATAGTCGCGGCGCAGCGACGCCTCATCACTGTTGGCCTCGATCTCGGACCAACGCTTCCGGAGCGGGCCGTACATCGCCTCATCCGCGAGGGCCGCGGGCGGGACCCACGCCTCGCAGGCGGAACCCCCCCAAGAGTTGTCGATCAGCCCGATCGGAACGCCCAACGCCTCTTGGAGTTGGCGCCCAAAGAAGTACCCCACGCCAGAGAACGAGCCCGCCTCCTTCGGAGAGGAGACACGCCACTGGGTGTCGATCTGCTCGGTCGGATCTTGGGACCCGATGGTGTCGATCCTCATCAGACGCAGCATCGGCTCGTCTGCCGCGGCGATGGCTAGTTCTGCGTCCCTCGATTGGTCGAGCCGCCACTGCATGTTCGATTGCCCAGAGCAGACCCAGACATCGCCGATCAGCACGTCCTGGGCGACCACCTCTTCGTCGCCGGAAGCTACCTTCAGCGTGTAGGGCCCGCCGGCGGGTCGCGCGGCTAGCTCCGCTTGCCACTTGCCGGATTCGTCGGCTGTGGCGGTCGCCTTCTCGTCGGCAAGCGAGAGTTCCACCTTGCCTCCCGGCTGACAACGCCCCCAGACCCGGATCGGTTGATCCCGTTGCAGCACCGCGTGGTCGCTGAACAGGTCGGAGAGCCACAGGGACGGTTCTGCCGAAGCCACGTTGGCCAAAACCAAGGCGGCGAGGGTTGCCGCGGTCGTGAGAAGTCGCATGGGGAGCCTCAAGGTGTGGTAAAGACAAGTAGCGCTAGAAGCGCGACGCGGCCAGATCTACGAACGGTGGTTCAAGCGTCTTGCCCTCGATCGTACCGCACACGAGTTCCGCGGTCGAAGGCGCCAAGTGCAGCCCGGCGCGGAAGTGCCCGCCGCCGATGTACGCGTTCTCGTAGCCCGCTATTCTCCCCAGAATGGGCAGCCCGTCGCAAGACGCGGGGCGGAGCCCCGCCCAACACGACTCCAGCTCGGTTTGCCGCAGGGCCGGCGCTAAGCGATGGGCATGCCCGACCAGTGCCGAAATCGCGTCTGCTTCGGTTGTTTTGTCAAAACCAACATCCTCAACCGTCGAACCGACCACCACGCGCCCATCCGCACGTGGAGTGAGATAAAAGTCCCCGTCGTGAACGACGTGCGGGAGCAAGCCCACCGGCCCACGCAGCAGGGCGATCTGCCCCTTGATCGGCCTGACGGGCGCCCGCATCCCGAGCCGTTCGGCAAGCGGGCCGGACCAGCATCCCGCCGCCAGGCAGACGGCGCCACAGCACAGCTCGCCGCGGTCGACGACAACGCTCGCCACGCGGCTGCCCTTGAGCCTCAGCGAACGGGCCTCGACGCCGGCCTCAACGGACACACCCGCCAGCTCACACAGCCGGACCAGGGCCTTGAGCCGACGCGGGTTGCGCACCGACGCCTCGGCGGGGACCCAGTGCGCGGCGCGCTGCGGCGGGACGGCCAGTCCCGAGAGATGACTCGGCGTGGCGGGCTCAACGACCGCCCCGCGCGCCCGCCAACGCATCAGCGTCTCAGACTCGCCATCGCTCGGTTCGGAGGTTGTCATATATATGGCGCCGCAACGGACGTACCCGTCGTCGATCCCCGTCTCCTCGCGGAGCCGGCCTGAGAGCCGCGGGTGGAGCACGTTGCTACGCGCCGCCATCGCTTCGAGAGCCGGGTGGCCGCTGTAGCCGGACCCCGGCGGCAGGATCCCGGCGCCGGCCCAAGAGGCCTCGCGGCCCGGCTCGCCCCGGTCGATCAGCTTGACCTTTGCGCCGCGGTCCGCCAGCTCGAGCGCGATCGACAGGCCAATGATCCCGCCGCCGACAACCAACACGTCGGGCCGGCTAGCGTGGGTCATCGCGATCACCGTCGGCGGACAAGTAGGGTTCGATGGCGGCGCGGAGCCGCACGAGGCTGGGCTGGGATGCTCCCCGCAGGTCGCGGCTCAGTTCGCGGAGGTCGTCCATCTCATCCACGTCGTACCAGGACGGCAGCACCGCGAAGCGGTCGGCGCCCCAGCCGGCGCTCGCCAAACGGTTGAGGGTCGCCTGGAATAGTGCGTCCTGCCCCCAAGGCATCCCGCGGAAGATGGGGGGCGTGCCGCCGCGGGCGCCCACGAGATAGTAACCTCCGTCACGCGCGGGGCCAAGCACGAGGTCGCGCTGCCGCAGCTCGGCGAACGCCTCGACCACGAGCCGCAGTTCAAGGTTCGGGCTATCGGCCCCGAGGACGACGACGCGCTGGTAGCCGGCGGCGAACGAACGATCGAAGAAGTCTTCCAAACGTTCTCCCAGGTCCCCCGCGGACTGCTCGCACAGCTCCCAGCCCCGCGCTGCGAACGGGGCGAAGGCGTCACGCTGATCCGCGGGCGCGTAGCAAAGCGCGCGCTGTGCTTCCAATGTGCTCAAGCGCTCGGTCAGCGTTGCGAGGAACGCGCGATGCAAGTGCGCGGCGCCGTGTTGGCCGATCGAAACCGAGAGCCGTGTCTTCACGAGACCGGGGGTCCAATGCTTCGCGAAGAGCGCCACGCGCTGGAGAGAATGGGTCATGCGAAACAGTGTTTTGCGAGGGAAAGGTACGGGGCTCGCGGCGTGTAGGTGGGGCAATTTGTGCCGATGGCGCACCCCTCTGCCGGGGGGTAATTCTCGGTGGGTTCGGGCCGCCGCAGGCGGGTGTCCGAGCCGTAACTTGTTGCTGATGTACCCGTTAGCGATTCCGTTTGCCTGCCGCCGCGGCAGCAGCCTAGGATGAATTCGGGCAGCCCCCGCGGGCTGCTCAGCGACCAAACCCGGCGGCAAGAAGCTCCGCCGTTTGCTACGTCCCCCTTTGTTGGTGGGCGTCTCTCTCAAGGACGACGGGAGGAACTTCTCGGCAAATCAGCTCGGTCTGAAACCGCGGGTAACGGAGCGAACCATGTCGGCAAGCCGTCGTCAGCAGTTCAAGTGGCAGGTCCGTCAGGCTGGGCGACGCAATCCGGCCGTTGCCGCAAATCTCACCCAGCGCGATCACCCCAAGTCGCGTCGTGGCGTGGGCACACGCGATATGCGTGAACCGTTTGCCCCCCCCGAAGACTGGTACGAGCCCCGCGAGCAGGGCCGCTCTTACCGCATCATCGTCCAACCCCCGGGCGTCGGCTACCGGCACGTCGTCACCCCGGCCGAGGTGCGTGAGCGGCTGGCCGAGTTCCCGGCCGAGTTCATCCGCGACTTGGATGTCGTGCAGTTTGCCCGCATGACGCGGAAAAAGCAAAGCTTCCCTTGCTACGGCATGCAGTGGGGCACAACGCTCTACCTCTACCCGATCGAGGACACACTCACCGAACACTTCGGCCAGCCTCCGTCGCCGCTGGTGATGAACGAGTCGCGGATGTTCGGCGGACGCTGGACCGACCACGGCCAGGGGCAGTGGACCCTGACGTGGACCAAGGCCGCGATCCGCGACTTCTACCTAAACAATATCCTCATCCACGAGCTGGGCCACCTGCTCGACGACCGCAACTCGTCCTACACCGACCGGGAACGGTACGCCGAGTGGTTTGCGATCCACTTCGGCTACTCGCGCTCCGGCGGCCAGGCCGCGCGGCGGAAGAACGCGAAGGTCCGCCGCCGCCACCACGCCACCTGAGGTCCAGACGGGCCCAGAGCCCAGTTTTGCAGCGGGCTGGCCGGTCCCCTAGAATGGACCGTCCCAGCCCGCTCTGCTTTCCCGAGGTCTCTTCCGCGATGTCCCGCCTGCTCCAAGCGCTCGCCGTAGCGAGCCTGCTCGCCGCCCCGACGCTGGCCGACAACGCCAGCGAGAACCGAAACGACCTGCGACGCTTCTCGACCCAGGCGCGGGCCGCCGAGCGGTTTGCGGCGGCAGGAAGGGGCGACGACGCGGTTGCCGCGTTTGAGGAACTCCAAAAGCTTGTCGCTGGTGTGGCGGAGCGCGGGGTCGACCCGCGTTCGGAGTCGGCCTTCAAGCGCGCCATGGATCGCCTCACCGAGTTCCATGGCGAGCTCACCGCCGCCGGGTTCAACCCCCCTCCCCTGGCCAAGATCGCCCCGGCGACGCCCCCGGCGGGCGGCGGCGACGGCGACGTGAGCTTTACCTCACAAGTGGCGCCGATGCTGGCGGCCCGCTGCGGGGGGTGTCACGTCGACGGCTCGCGAGGGGGTTTCAGCCTAGCCACCTACAGCGCCCTGATGCGCGGCGCCGACCCGGGCGGGACGGTGCTCGTGCCCGGCGACGGGGCGGGGAGCCTGATCGTCGAGCTGATCGTCTCGGGCGACATGCCGCGCGGGGGCGGCCGGGTAACGCCCGCAGAGACCCAGATGTTGGTGAGCTGGATCAACCAGGGCGCCCGCTTCGACGGCGCCGACGCCAGCGCGAACCTCCGCGACCTGAAGCCCGGCCAGGGGGCGCCGATGCAGCCCAAGCCCGCGTCGCCGCCGATGAAGGTCACGCGCCCCAAGGGGGGCGAGACGGTCAGCTTTGCGATCGACGTCGCGCCGATCATCGACGCGAAGTGCCGCAATTGTCACGGCGCCGGGCAGCAGCAAGGGGGGCTCGACATGGGGAGCTTCGCGGCCCTGCTCAAGGGAGGGGACGGGGGGCCGGTGATCGCGGGCGGCAAGCCGGACGAGAGCCCGCTGCTCCGCCGCGTGCGCGGCGACGATCCCCCGCAGATGCCGCTGCGGCAGACGCCGCTGTCTGCCCAAGAGATCGAGACGATCGCCACCTGGATCCGCGAAGGGGCGTCGTTTGACGGCAAGGACGCGGCAACGGGTTTGGCGCTGCTAATCGCCACCGAGCGGGCCGATCGCTTCTCGGGCCCGCAACTAAGCAAGTTCCGCAGCGCGGACGCCGCCGACCGCTGGCGGCTAGCGGTGCCTGACGAGCCGGCCCGGCAGCTCGAGACGCCGCGGTTCTTGGTGATCGGCAACGCGAACGACGACCTGCGCGATCGCACCGGCGCCGCGCTCGAAGGGGCCGCCGACGACGTGCTCAGCTACTTCCGCCAACCGCCGGACGGGCTCGGCAAGGCCCGCGTCACCGCGTTCGTGTTCGACGGCGCCATCGACTACGGCGAGTTTGGACTAATGGTTGAGAAGCGTCAGCTCCCCGCGACGCAGCGTCGGCACTGGCGGCACGACGCGCTGACCCCCTACCTGTGCGTTGTGCCCGCCGCGGCAGACGACGACCTGCTCCGCGCAGAGCTCGCCCAACAAGTTGCGGCGCTCTACTTGTCTGCACGCACCAGCGGAGAGCTCCCCGGCTGGCTGGCCGAGGGCGCCGCCCGCGCCGTGCGGGCCAAGCTCTACCCACGCGACCCAGAGGTGGCCGAGTGGGAGGGGAAAGTCCCTGAGCTCGCGGCCCGGATGCCCTCGCCGGACGCGTTCATGACCGGCCGCATCGATCCGCAGGTCGGCGGTGTGGTGGCTTACGGGTTCGCGGGGGCGATGCTCCGCGGCTCGTCGTTCAACAAGCTGCTGGACGCGATGGCCGCCGGGAAGCCCTTCGCCGAGGCGTTCCAAGGCGTTTACCGCGTCACGCCGAAACAGGCCGCCGAGTCGTGGCAGAAGAGCGTCGCCGCCAAGCGGGGACGCTAGGCTTTTCCTTACCACCACGGACGGCGGATGAACCGGTTCGACCAGAAACTCGCGGCGCCGCTGCGCTCGGCCCCGCGGATCCAGACGCTGCAGGTCAACCTGGGGCGGGTCTGCAACCTCGCCTGCAAGCATTGCCACGTCGAGTCGTCGCCGGCGCGCGACGGCGATCAAGAGAATATGTCGGCGCCGACCGCCGAGAAGATCCTCGCGTGGCTCGCTCGCTACCCGCAGGTCCGCACGGTCGACCTCACCGGCGGCAGCCCGGAGATGAACCCCAACTTCCGCCGCATCGTGGCGGAGTGCCACCGGCTCGGCCGGCGGGTGATCGACCGCTGCAACCCCACGATCCTGCTGCACGACGAGCCCAGCTTCGCCTGGGTTCCAAGTTTCCTCGCGGAGCACCGGGTCGAAGTCGTGGCCTCGCTCCCCTGCTACCTAGAAGAGAACGTCAACGCCCAGCGGGGCCGGGGCGCCTACAACGCCTCGATCGAGGGGCTGCTGAGGCTCAACGCCGTGGGGTACGGCGTCGACCCCGCGTTGCGGCTGAACCTGGTCTACAACCCCACCGGCCCGCGGCTCCCGCCGGCGCAAGACGCGCTGGCGGAAGATTACCACCGGGAACTGCGGCAGCGGTTCGGGCTGGTCTTCAACGAACTGTGGACCATCACCAACATGCCCATCACCCGCTGGCGCGCGGCCCTAGAGCGTGGCGGCACGCTCGACGGCTACCTCGACCTTCTCGATACGACCTACAACCCGGCGAGCGTTGAGAGGCTGATGTGCCGCTCGCAGGTGCACGTTGACAGCCAAGGGGCCCTGCACGACTGCGACTTCAACTTTGCGACGGGGCTGCCGATGCCGGGGTTCGAGACGCAGCGGCTGTGGGACATCGAGCTGAGCGAGGCCCAGGGGCGCCCCATCGCCACCGCCGACCACTGCCTGGGCTGCACGGCCG from Pirellulimonas nuda includes:
- a CDS encoding TIGR04282 family arsenosugar biosynthesis glycosyltransferase, with protein sequence MTHSLQRVALFAKHWTPGLVKTRLSVSIGQHGAAHLHRAFLATLTERLSTLEAQRALCYAPADQRDAFAPFAARGWELCEQSAGDLGERLEDFFDRSFAAGYQRVVVLGADSPNLELRLVVEAFAELRQRDLVLGPARDGGYYLVGARGGTPPIFRGMPWGQDALFQATLNRLASAGWGADRFAVLPSWYDVDEMDDLRELSRDLRGASQPSLVRLRAAIEPYLSADGDRDDPR
- a CDS encoding sialate O-acetylesterase, with translation MRLLTTAATLAALVLANVASAEPSLWLSDLFSDHAVLQRDQPIRVWGRCQPGGKVELSLADEKATATADESGKWQAELAARPAGGPYTLKVASGDEEVVAQDVLIGDVWVCSGQSNMQWRLDQSRDAELAIAAADEPMLRLMRIDTIGSQDPTEQIDTQWRVSSPKEAGSFSGVGYFFGRQLQEALGVPIGLIDNSWGGSACEAWVPPAALADEAMYGPLRKRWSEIEANSDEASLRRDYAEKLTQWREQREKALAEGRSAPGRPWINAPLFGNQRPGNLFAARVEPIRDFPITGVIWYQGESNAGRAYQYRELFPTMIGAWRDAWGQADLPFYWVQLADFKPEKPAPAPSDWAELREAQTMTLDRLENVGQALAIDLGEANDIHPKNKQSVASRLARLALADVYGSKMPARSPRLEECEFADDAAQLTLTDCEGGLRTFDGVPPQGFAIAGSDQQFHWADAKITGKNTVRLSSAEVREPVAVRYAWADNPRVNLYNSAWLPVTPFRTDDWPGVTAEQR
- the thiO gene encoding glycine oxidase ThiO; translated protein: MTHASRPDVLVVGGGIIGLSIALELADRGAKVKLIDRGEPGREASWAGAGILPPGSGYSGHPALEAMAARSNVLHPRLSGRLREETGIDDGYVRCGAIYMTTSEPSDGESETLMRWRARGAVVEPATPSHLSGLAVPPQRAAHWVPAEASVRNPRRLKALVRLCELAGVSVEAGVEARSLRLKGSRVASVVVDRGELCCGAVCLAAGCWSGPLAERLGMRAPVRPIKGQIALLRGPVGLLPHVVHDGDFYLTPRADGRVVVGSTVEDVGFDKTTEADAISALVGHAHRLAPALRQTELESCWAGLRPASCDGLPILGRIAGYENAYIGGGHFRAGLHLAPSTAELVCGTIEGKTLEPPFVDLAASRF
- a CDS encoding tubulin-like doman-containing protein, encoding MSNNTSPPLESLPGYRLLDRLGQGGYGEVWRAEAPGGLTKAVKFIFGRQDGARAVRELKALERIREVRHPFLLSLERIEVVEGRMVVVTELADGSLRDRLLERLDGGALGIPRVELLRYLREAADALDYLRDHHSLQHLDIKPENILLLSGHVKVADFGLVKSLDAGVSESIVGGMTPTYAAPEVFRGSPTGSSDQYSLAIVYQELLTGTVPFLGGSPAELTLQHLNEEPDLASLSESDRFVVSRALAKRPEYRFSSCAEFVQMLADGLPNACEQPAAARSATAAAAIISRTSTAGATQVFDALDETAWNGPAAPILFNLDPPTPYAVRAEQAPVQEDSEPFALTPTLFLGLGGSSARVLRMLRQRMSAELGLNGPLPAMPFLLMDVDQTSLSQATHGAEKGAGLLATETVSLPLKRPQQYRAKSEQLLGWLGRRWLYNIPRSARTEGIRPLGRLALIDHARQALQRVRRSVIEATSPESVAESEAASGTTFRPGAFRVYVVASISGGAGGGMALDVAYATRAILERAGISEAKIIGLLTYSTTRDKERGELARVNAFSALTELRHLSRPDVAYPGEAGCGLPAASAESPPFDASYLLDFGASAEDPHGVSARTAIVDYLFLDALTPTQKQLDRLRDAAGDPDRVRSFRVEETLSPSGIADAELLQRRLFELWMGDEWEDDTHDVNVGGTNPLVHGAAQFVARHKIDATGLLATTRGARTRGADAAGGVVQTIIAAIGGWIAEKMDAPGPRLRDASQAVRWMTDHLACVERDLTNMTTDHAEIVQEAALAARRVRAAVASMDARIRTISSALRSDPTIPLEAPCEALTELAVSLDGWLQSEYFAPSGGAARVLSDPGLHAGLKAAVQEIARRFVLPQGVVSDGAIEGPHAQQLSQGVDPTGFGGIERRLTAETFAGRPAGSASVTVVECEGISIPHLAAHVVGHRQDYARFAERVHSRRDIDWEPLLDLDSPPACTPAESALDADAFDRPVDATMLVSTPAPAF
- the arsS gene encoding arsenosugar biosynthesis radical SAM (seleno)protein ArsS (Some members of this family are selenoproteins.); the protein is MNRFDQKLAAPLRSAPRIQTLQVNLGRVCNLACKHCHVESSPARDGDQENMSAPTAEKILAWLARYPQVRTVDLTGGSPEMNPNFRRIVAECHRLGRRVIDRCNPTILLHDEPSFAWVPSFLAEHRVEVVASLPCYLEENVNAQRGRGAYNASIEGLLRLNAVGYGVDPALRLNLVYNPTGPRLPPAQDALAEDYHRELRQRFGLVFNELWTITNMPITRWRAALERGGTLDGYLDLLDTTYNPASVERLMCRSQVHVDSQGALHDCDFNFATGLPMPGFETQRLWDIELSEAQGRPIATADHCLGCTAGAGSSCGGAIVP
- a CDS encoding ATP-binding protein; the encoded protein is MTSAPSDYDAIDGLGALLSDDVFLPTEPKTLRETGVSPVLVEGLVCKYLLQVGSAAGRDVARRLCLPFGTLEDLFGSLRSRQIVFHQGQAALGDYYYALTDQGLDRARAAMQACSYVGPAPVPLDEYVLSVEAQTIRAEAAQREQLLEAFEDISIDASLLEVLGPAVNSGAGMFLYGAPGNGKTTLARRITRCFGRNIWLPHAVIDDGFIIKVFDAAYHERPEEQEGSLLSGTGHDPRWVNVRRPTVIVGGELTMDSLEIRHDPISNVCEASLQLKSNCGCLLIDDFGRQRIEPTELLNRWIIPLENRYDFLTLPSGKKIQVPFDQLIIFSTNLEPHELTDEAFLRRIPYKVEVGDPSLDEFRTLFEVGCRTLGFGYRPEAVDYLVQKHYRPLGRCLRRCHARDLLSQVRNYCVYRGVALELRPDYLDRAVGAYFTTMPAPASIATPGSDP
- a CDS encoding c-type cytochrome domain-containing protein is translated as MSRLLQALAVASLLAAPTLADNASENRNDLRRFSTQARAAERFAAAGRGDDAVAAFEELQKLVAGVAERGVDPRSESAFKRAMDRLTEFHGELTAAGFNPPPLAKIAPATPPAGGGDGDVSFTSQVAPMLAARCGGCHVDGSRGGFSLATYSALMRGADPGGTVLVPGDGAGSLIVELIVSGDMPRGGGRVTPAETQMLVSWINQGARFDGADASANLRDLKPGQGAPMQPKPASPPMKVTRPKGGETVSFAIDVAPIIDAKCRNCHGAGQQQGGLDMGSFAALLKGGDGGPVIAGGKPDESPLLRRVRGDDPPQMPLRQTPLSAQEIETIATWIREGASFDGKDAATGLALLIATERADRFSGPQLSKFRSADAADRWRLAVPDEPARQLETPRFLVIGNANDDLRDRTGAALEGAADDVLSYFRQPPDGLGKARVTAFVFDGAIDYGEFGLMVEKRQLPATQRRHWRHDALTPYLCVVPAAADDDLLRAELAQQVAALYLSARTSGELPGWLAEGAARAVRAKLYPRDPEVAEWEGKVPELAARMPSPDAFMTGRIDPQVGGVVAYGFAGAMLRGSSFNKLLDAMAAGKPFAEAFQGVYRVTPKQAAESWQKSVAAKRGR